The Litchfieldia alkalitelluris genome has a window encoding:
- a CDS encoding NADP-dependent isocitrate dehydrogenase — translation MTQKRKITIARGDGIGPEIMDATLKILEHAGATIEPEFIDIGEKVFLAGNSSGIPDEAWESLRRTKVFFKGPITTPQGGGYKSLNVTIRKTLGLYANVRPNVSYAPFVETKHPNMDLVIIRENEEDLYAGIEHQQTPEVVQCLKLITRPGSEKIVRYAFEYARKNNRKKVTCFTKDNIMKLTDGLFHKVFREVAEEYPEIETEHWIIDIGMAKIADTPQDFDVIVMPNLYGDIASDVAAQITGSVGLAGSANIGDQVAMFEAIHGSAPDIAGKGIANPSGLINGAIMMLVHIGQPEVATKIHNAWLKTLEDGVHTGDITKGGKSVGTVEFADAVIDRLGQKPSTYTPVEYKQVEPSEETNFTLNPAVKDRPKADVVRELDGVDVFLFNNELTPDEIGHKLEELSGPDFKLAVITNRGVKVYPNGFPETFTTDHWRCRFEFSETQDGNSNKGIVELLNRINQANLDFIKIENLYKFNGERGYSLGQGQ, via the coding sequence ATGACACAAAAACGAAAAATAACTATTGCTAGAGGGGACGGTATTGGCCCTGAAATTATGGATGCCACTCTGAAAATATTGGAACATGCAGGAGCGACAATTGAGCCTGAGTTCATTGATATAGGAGAAAAAGTATTTTTGGCAGGAAATTCTTCGGGGATCCCTGATGAGGCTTGGGAATCACTTAGACGTACTAAAGTATTCTTTAAAGGTCCTATCACAACACCTCAAGGTGGAGGGTATAAAAGTTTAAATGTAACCATTCGGAAAACATTAGGTCTATATGCAAACGTAAGACCAAACGTGTCTTATGCACCGTTTGTTGAGACAAAGCATCCGAATATGGATCTTGTCATTATTCGTGAAAATGAAGAAGACTTATATGCAGGTATTGAACATCAACAAACTCCAGAAGTGGTTCAATGTCTTAAATTAATTACTCGTCCTGGTAGTGAAAAAATCGTTCGTTATGCGTTCGAGTATGCAAGAAAAAACAATCGTAAAAAAGTAACATGCTTTACGAAAGATAACATTATGAAATTAACTGATGGGCTTTTTCATAAAGTATTTAGAGAAGTTGCCGAAGAATACCCAGAAATCGAGACAGAGCATTGGATTATCGATATCGGAATGGCAAAAATTGCAGATACACCTCAAGACTTTGATGTGATTGTAATGCCAAATCTTTATGGCGATATCGCCTCTGACGTAGCTGCACAGATCACCGGAAGTGTTGGACTTGCTGGTTCTGCAAACATTGGCGACCAAGTGGCGATGTTTGAAGCAATCCATGGTAGTGCGCCTGATATAGCAGGAAAAGGAATCGCGAACCCTTCTGGTCTTATTAACGGTGCAATCATGATGTTAGTACATATTGGTCAACCTGAAGTGGCGACAAAAATTCATAATGCATGGCTAAAAACATTAGAAGACGGTGTTCATACAGGAGATATTACTAAGGGTGGTAAATCAGTTGGCACCGTTGAGTTTGCCGATGCGGTTATTGACAGATTAGGTCAAAAACCTTCAACTTATACACCTGTAGAATATAAACAGGTAGAGCCTTCTGAAGAAACAAACTTTACTCTTAATCCAGCAGTAAAGGATCGTCCTAAAGCAGATGTGGTTCGTGAATTAGATGGAGTCGATGTGTTTCTATTTAACAATGAACTTACACCTGATGAAATCGGTCACAAACTAGAAGAACTCTCTGGTCCGGATTTTAAATTAGCTGTAATAACAAATCGCGGAGTGAAAGTATATCCAAATGGTTTCCCGGAAACATTTACAACAGATCACTGGCGTTGCCGCTTCGAATTCAGTGAAACACAAGACGGAAACAGCAACAAAGGAATTGTTGAGCTATTAAACAGAATCAACCAAGCAAATTTAGATTTTATTAAAATTGAAAACCTCTATAAATTTAACGGTGAAAGAGGATATTCTTTAGGTCAGGGTCAATAG
- a CDS encoding alpha-L-rhamnosidase has product MQDLKVVNISCEYKTNPLGIDVKKPRVSWQIESTQRGTKQLAYQYQVSLSETDFEQPLYDSGYTESEQSLHIEYTGPELESHKRYFNRVKVWNQDGLDSDWSDVAWWETAFLDQSEWQAQWITPNPSEIDQTPVFLLRKEVQLKKEIASARIYATAAGVYELSLNGEKVGEDLLAPGWTSYNKRIQYQTYDVTSQLTGSKNVIGVLLANGWYKGDLTWEDKRNIYGDKRGVTLQLHVRYQDGTEELILTDGTWKATTGPILYSELYHGETYDARLEQKGWDTIGFDDSNWKSTVVASEFPTNLVAQENNPTRVTETIFPQSVFITPAGDTVIDLGQNMVGRIRLKVEAPAGTKIVLKHAEVLDKDGNIYFGNLRSARQTVEYITKGEGMEEYAPIFTFQGFRYVKVEGYPLQNGKLPVENFVGEVIHTDMNKTGEFETSNPLVNKLQQNIVWGQRGNFVDLPTDCPQRDERLGWTGDAQVFIRTAMFNYQGGPFFTKWLRDLKADQFKDGGVPFVIPNVLPDGESSSTAWGDAAVICPWTVYLVNGDKRILAEQYESMKNWVEFIRRQGENEFLWNNGFQLGDWLALDAKENSYIGATARDLIATAFYAYSTRVLRDTAVVLEKAEDVRTYTELLGGIKQHFNLEFVSSTGRLTSQTQTAYVLSLVFDLVDGKVRDRAAFELNEHVLDNDYHLTTGFVGTPYLAFALSNNGYHETAVKLLLQDTYPSWIYSITKGATTIWEHWDSIKPDGSFWSDDMNSFNHYAYGAIGDWMYRVLAGIEMEESVPAYKRIRIQPRIGGTDFTYVSANFESMYGKIESSWNLTEEEVRLTVQIPVNTTAQVILPNANIENLQEDGRYINNVDGVLSITEAEGDVRLEVGSGTYQFIYPNEKGMKKIYTINTRLIDLLDNDQTKEILEKYSPGITRPNPTANLKVLSLKELASPGKAKIPHDGLEKLVKELNLVESVELNLS; this is encoded by the coding sequence ATGCAAGACTTAAAAGTAGTGAATATATCATGCGAATACAAAACAAATCCACTTGGCATTGACGTGAAAAAGCCGCGAGTAAGCTGGCAGATCGAATCAACTCAGCGTGGAACAAAACAACTTGCATATCAATATCAAGTGTCTCTTTCAGAGACTGACTTCGAACAACCGTTATATGATTCTGGTTATACCGAATCAGAACAGTCCCTTCATATTGAATACACAGGCCCAGAATTAGAATCCCATAAAAGGTATTTTAACCGTGTAAAGGTTTGGAATCAGGATGGTCTTGATTCAGACTGGAGTGATGTGGCATGGTGGGAAACTGCCTTTCTTGACCAAAGTGAATGGCAGGCACAGTGGATTACACCAAATCCAAGTGAAATTGATCAAACTCCGGTTTTTCTTTTAAGAAAAGAAGTACAGTTAAAGAAAGAAATTGCTTCAGCACGTATTTATGCGACAGCCGCAGGGGTGTACGAACTTAGTCTTAACGGAGAAAAAGTGGGAGAAGATTTACTAGCCCCAGGATGGACTAGTTACAACAAAAGAATTCAGTATCAAACCTACGATGTGACATCACAGTTAACTGGAAGTAAAAATGTCATCGGTGTATTGTTAGCCAATGGGTGGTACAAAGGAGATTTAACTTGGGAAGACAAGAGAAATATTTATGGTGACAAGCGTGGTGTGACACTTCAATTGCATGTCCGCTACCAAGACGGAACAGAAGAGCTTATTTTAACTGATGGAACATGGAAAGCGACCACAGGACCAATATTGTACTCGGAACTTTATCACGGTGAAACATATGATGCACGTCTTGAGCAGAAGGGGTGGGACACAATTGGATTTGATGACTCGAATTGGAAAAGTACAGTTGTTGCCTCTGAATTCCCTACCAACTTAGTAGCTCAGGAAAACAACCCGACACGAGTGACTGAAACAATTTTTCCTCAATCTGTATTTATAACTCCAGCAGGTGATACAGTAATTGATTTGGGTCAAAATATGGTCGGAAGAATTCGATTAAAAGTAGAAGCTCCTGCGGGTACAAAAATTGTATTGAAGCATGCCGAGGTACTAGATAAGGACGGGAATATTTACTTTGGCAACTTAAGAAGCGCGAGACAAACAGTGGAATACATTACAAAAGGCGAAGGGATGGAAGAGTATGCACCGATTTTTACATTCCAAGGCTTCCGCTACGTAAAAGTGGAAGGATATCCTCTTCAAAATGGAAAGTTGCCTGTTGAGAATTTTGTTGGAGAAGTGATTCATACCGATATGAACAAAACAGGTGAGTTTGAGACATCTAATCCACTTGTGAATAAGCTTCAACAAAATATTGTCTGGGGCCAAAGAGGGAACTTTGTGGATCTACCAACGGACTGCCCACAGCGTGATGAACGATTAGGCTGGACAGGAGACGCTCAAGTATTCATCCGTACAGCAATGTTTAATTATCAAGGTGGACCATTCTTTACAAAGTGGTTACGGGATCTAAAAGCTGATCAATTTAAAGATGGTGGTGTACCATTTGTCATTCCAAATGTGTTACCAGATGGTGAATCTTCTTCAACTGCTTGGGGAGATGCAGCTGTTATATGTCCTTGGACGGTTTACCTTGTAAATGGTGATAAACGAATACTAGCTGAACAATATGAAAGTATGAAAAATTGGGTTGAGTTTATTCGACGTCAAGGTGAGAATGAATTCCTCTGGAATAACGGTTTTCAGCTTGGGGACTGGCTTGCCTTGGATGCAAAAGAAAATAGCTATATTGGTGCCACAGCACGAGACTTAATTGCAACAGCATTCTATGCATACTCAACGAGGGTTTTAAGAGATACAGCGGTAGTCCTAGAGAAAGCAGAGGATGTGCGCACATATACCGAACTACTTGGAGGAATTAAGCAGCATTTTAATCTTGAATTTGTGTCATCAACCGGAAGGCTCACTTCACAAACTCAGACAGCTTATGTTCTTTCGCTTGTGTTTGATTTAGTTGATGGAAAGGTTCGCGATCGAGCTGCGTTTGAACTAAATGAGCATGTTTTAGATAATGATTACCATCTTACAACAGGTTTTGTCGGGACACCTTATCTAGCCTTTGCATTATCAAACAATGGCTATCATGAAACGGCTGTAAAATTACTATTACAAGATACGTATCCTTCTTGGATATATTCAATCACAAAAGGTGCTACAACGATATGGGAGCACTGGGATAGCATTAAGCCTGATGGCAGCTTTTGGAGCGATGATATGAACTCATTTAACCATTATGCTTATGGCGCGATTGGAGATTGGATGTATCGTGTTTTAGCGGGGATTGAAATGGAAGAAAGTGTACCAGCTTATAAAAGAATCCGAATTCAGCCTAGAATTGGTGGTACAGATTTCACATATGTAAGTGCGAATTTTGAATCGATGTATGGAAAAATAGAATCTTCTTGGAACTTAACTGAGGAAGAAGTTCGTCTGACGGTTCAAATTCCTGTTAATACCACTGCGCAAGTAATACTTCCAAATGCCAATATTGAAAATCTTCAGGAAGATGGAAGATATATAAATAATGTAGATGGTGTTCTGTCGATTACTGAAGCTGAGGGTGATGTTCGACTAGAAGTAGGATCTGGAACCTATCAATTTATCTATCCTAATGAAAAAGGAATGAAAAAGATTTATACGATAAATACAAGGTTGATTGATTTACTTGATAATGATCAGACTAAGGAAATCCTAGAAAAATATTCACCTGGTATCACAAGGCCAAACCCAACAGCGAACTTGAAAGTATTATCGCTTAAAGAATTGGCTTCTCCAGGTAAAGCGAAAATTCCGCATGATGGACTAGAAAAGCTGGTGAAAGAACTAAATCTTGTTGAGTCGGTAGAATTAAATCTTAGTTAA
- a CDS encoding nuclear transport factor 2 family protein — translation MNTEQTSFSTKEIAVSFLQLVASGNIREAFQKYISPSFFHHNPFFPGDANSLMLAMEENATQNPNKVLEVKHAIQEGETVMVHSHVKQHPDDLGGAVVHIFRFEDNRIVELWDIGQAVPENSPNEKGMF, via the coding sequence GTGAATACAGAACAAACCTCATTTTCAACTAAAGAGATAGCCGTATCTTTTTTGCAGCTCGTCGCATCGGGGAATATTCGTGAAGCATTTCAGAAATACATAAGTCCTAGCTTTTTTCACCATAATCCCTTTTTCCCCGGTGATGCAAACTCTCTGATGCTCGCGATGGAAGAGAATGCTACCCAAAATCCGAACAAAGTACTTGAGGTAAAGCATGCCATTCAAGAGGGAGAAACGGTTATGGTTCACTCCCATGTGAAGCAACATCCAGATGACCTAGGCGGCGCTGTTGTTCATATTTTTCGATTTGAAGATAACCGCATCGTTGAATTATGGGATATAGGACAAGCTGTACCAGAGAATTCACCGAATGAAAAGGGGATGTTTTAA
- a CDS encoding Dabb family protein, which produces MYEHLVFFKFNNNFTSIKEEELLVQLKQFKKNIPGIIDLTAGINVTDEKENAKGFQLGLRVTFETKEALNEYVPHPIHQKFVSSLDGVIEDVIVVDYPLKD; this is translated from the coding sequence ATGTATGAACATCTAGTGTTTTTTAAGTTCAATAATAATTTCACATCAATAAAAGAGGAAGAATTGTTAGTTCAGCTTAAGCAATTCAAAAAAAATATTCCTGGGATTATTGATCTAACAGCAGGCATAAACGTCACTGATGAAAAGGAAAATGCAAAGGGGTTTCAATTAGGATTAAGAGTTACTTTTGAAACGAAAGAGGCGCTAAACGAATATGTTCCTCATCCAATTCATCAAAAGTTCGTTTCGTCTTTAGATGGAGTGATTGAAGACGTCATTGTTGTTGATTATCCGTTGAAAGACTAA
- a CDS encoding alpha-L-rhamnosidase-related protein, with translation MNIQKVENRVIQVNQFFLEKADQLLTPLLEEKQEPLQLVETTKNDDYIHGWKTETVGPIEALQDRSLGKGESVIIDFGDHLVGYVSMRIVPVGSPPDAPLHVKFTFGEMPVEVSEPFSEYNGWISSSWLQEEVLHVDVLPEELKLPRRYSFRYLRIDVLNTSPKYKVSFADIYCKTVTSANNEKVVQLSHPDEMMKKIDDVSIKTLQDCMQEVFEDGPKRDRRLWLGDLRLQALANYVTFQNNDLVKRCLYLFAAVPDEGGRISANLFMKPSIIADDTYLFDYSLFFTTTLFDYYIATNDKETLEDLWPSAYRQVELALQRLDERNIVQDDPSWWSFIDWHEELNKQAPSQAILIYTLKRAIKLAEILKSEQKDYLVDKLTEIERATIEYLWNEETGFFVSGEQKQISWATQVWMVLAEVLELTSSKQLLTRLMKENPAIGMNTPYMYHHYVEALLLVGEKEQAISSLKHYWGGMINDGADTFWELYNPNDKAYSPYGSHLINSYCHAWSCTPTYLIREFGL, from the coding sequence ATGAATATACAAAAAGTTGAGAATAGGGTCATTCAAGTCAATCAATTTTTTCTTGAAAAAGCAGATCAACTTTTAACGCCACTATTAGAAGAAAAACAAGAGCCTTTACAGCTAGTGGAGACAACAAAAAATGATGATTATATTCATGGTTGGAAAACAGAAACAGTTGGACCTATTGAAGCATTACAAGATCGTTCCTTAGGAAAAGGTGAATCGGTCATAATTGATTTTGGAGATCATCTCGTTGGGTATGTGTCCATGCGAATTGTTCCTGTTGGAAGCCCACCAGATGCACCTTTACATGTGAAATTTACATTTGGGGAAATGCCGGTAGAAGTATCTGAGCCATTTTCTGAATATAATGGCTGGATCAGTAGCTCGTGGTTACAAGAAGAAGTTCTTCATGTGGATGTTTTACCAGAAGAGTTAAAATTGCCAAGAAGATATAGCTTCCGTTATTTGAGAATAGATGTCTTGAATACATCGCCAAAATATAAAGTATCGTTTGCAGACATTTACTGTAAGACAGTGACGTCTGCAAATAATGAGAAAGTTGTCCAATTGTCTCATCCAGACGAGATGATGAAAAAAATCGATGATGTAAGTATTAAAACCCTTCAGGATTGTATGCAAGAAGTATTCGAAGATGGTCCTAAGCGGGACCGCCGATTATGGTTGGGTGATTTAAGACTTCAAGCGTTGGCTAATTATGTGACGTTCCAAAATAATGATCTTGTCAAACGCTGCTTATACTTGTTTGCAGCTGTACCAGATGAGGGAGGACGAATTTCAGCTAATTTATTTATGAAACCATCAATCATTGCAGATGATACGTACTTGTTTGATTATTCATTGTTTTTTACGACAACCCTTTTCGATTATTATATTGCTACAAATGATAAAGAGACCCTTGAGGATCTTTGGCCATCAGCCTATCGTCAAGTGGAGCTTGCGCTACAAAGATTAGATGAAAGAAACATTGTGCAAGATGATCCTTCGTGGTGGTCCTTTATTGATTGGCATGAGGAATTAAATAAACAGGCGCCTTCTCAAGCTATCTTGATATACACATTAAAAAGAGCGATTAAATTGGCTGAAATTCTAAAAAGTGAGCAAAAGGATTATCTTGTAGATAAACTCACTGAGATTGAAAGAGCGACTATCGAATATTTGTGGAATGAGGAAACGGGATTCTTCGTAAGTGGTGAGCAGAAGCAAATTTCATGGGCAACTCAAGTGTGGATGGTCTTAGCAGAAGTGTTGGAATTAACATCTAGTAAGCAATTATTAACTAGGTTAATGAAAGAAAATCCAGCTATAGGGATGAATACTCCGTATATGTATCACCATTATGTTGAAGCATTGTTGCTCGTAGGAGAAAAAGAACAAGCCATTTCCTCTTTAAAACACTATTGGGGTGGGATGATCAATGATGGTGCAGATACATTCTGGGAGCTGTATAACCCGAATGATAAAGCATATTCACCATATGGTAGCCACTTAATAAATAGTTATTGTCATGCATGGAGTTGTACGCCGACGTACTTGATTCGAGAGTTTGGTCTGTAG
- a CDS encoding IS3 family transposase (programmed frameshift), whose protein sequence is MKKKYPLEIKIAAVNEYLEGGESIRQTAQKYNVNKTMLHRWVAKFQNHGISGLEETYTKYSFEFKMDVLNYLNEMGASIEEVTAVFNVSSSAIVYKWKNLLETQGIDALKKKKKERPSPMKKQPKNNQPVEGTEEALRAEIEQLRMENAYLKKPTSLNSGKELTEKEKAQVIYELRREFKVIDLIKFAEMPRSTYYYWVKQMDKPDKYSEMKEVIQQIFDEHQGRYGYRRITLELRNRGHVINHKTVLRLMNEMGLKCLVRMKKYRSYRGKVGEVAPNILERDFQATKPNEKWVTDVTEFHLFGEKLYLSPILDLYNGEIIAYNLEKRPVYTLVSKMLDTAIQQLDDHDCPILHSDQGWHYQMKKFRHTLQKNGITQSMSRKGNCLDNAVMENFFGLLKSELLYLREIESMDHFKLELEKYIYYYNHKRIKQKLKGMSPIQYRTHTQQAA, encoded by the exons ATGAAGAAGAAATACCCTTTAGAAATAAAGATAGCTGCAGTAAATGAATATCTTGAAGGCGGAGAGTCTATCAGGCAGACAGCCCAAAAGTACAATGTTAATAAAACGATGTTACACAGATGGGTAGCGAAATTTCAAAATCATGGTATATCTGGCTTAGAGGAAACCTATACAAAATACTCATTTGAGTTTAAAATGGACGTACTTAATTATCTGAACGAGATGGGAGCGTCCATCGAAGAAGTTACTGCAGTATTTAATGTTTCTTCATCTGCCATAGTGTATAAGTGGAAGAATCTACTTGAAACACAGGGAATTGACGCTCTTAAAAAGAAGAAAAAGGAGCGTCCTTCACCCATGAAAAAGCAACCTAAGAATAATCAACCAGTAGAAGGAACTGAAGAAGCACTACGTGCTGAAATTGAACAACTTCGTATGGAGAATGCATATTTAAAAAAGC CTACAAGCCTTAATTCAGGAAAAGAACTCACAGAAAAAGAAAAGGCACAGGTGATTTATGAATTAAGGCGTGAATTTAAGGTGATTGACTTGATAAAGTTCGCTGAAATGCCACGTAGCACGTATTATTATTGGGTAAAACAAATGGATAAACCAGATAAATATAGTGAAATGAAAGAGGTTATCCAACAGATCTTTGACGAACATCAAGGTCGATATGGCTATCGACGTATCACACTGGAATTACGTAATCGGGGTCATGTAATTAATCACAAAACAGTCCTTCGCTTAATGAATGAGATGGGTTTAAAATGCTTAGTTCGCATGAAAAAATACCGTTCATATCGTGGAAAAGTGGGTGAAGTCGCACCGAATATACTAGAGCGAGATTTCCAAGCTACGAAGCCAAATGAGAAGTGGGTTACAGATGTGACAGAATTCCATTTGTTTGGCGAGAAACTTTATCTTTCACCTATTCTGGACCTTTACAACGGTGAAATTATTGCTTATAACCTAGAGAAACGTCCAGTATACACACTTGTATCTAAAATGTTAGATACGGCCATACAACAATTAGACGACCATGATTGCCCTATCCTTCACTCTGATCAAGGCTGGCATTATCAGATGAAGAAGTTTCGACACACCTTACAGAAGAATGGAATTACCCAAAGTATGTCTCGCAAGGGCAATTGTTTAGATAATGCAGTAATGGAGAACTTTTTTGGATTATTAAAGAGCGAATTACTTTATTTAAGAGAAATTGAGAGTATGGATCATTTCAAACTAGAATTAGAGAAATATATTTACTATTATAATCACAAACGGATTAAGCAAAAATTAAAAGGTATGAGTCCGATTCAATATCGAACTCATACCCAGCAAGCTGCTTAA